A region of the Peredibacter starrii genome:
CCCGGCTTCAACTGGTGGCGATAAGAATTATCCATCTCCAGCTGCTTCTAAAATCCTTGCTGAGAAGGGTGTAGACGCTTCTTCGGTTCAAGGTTCTGGTAAAGATGGCCGCATCACTAAAGCGGACGCTATGGGTGCTCAGGCAGCTCCTGCAGGTGCAACTGCTTCAGATTCATCTCTTAAATCTCTCGCTCACCAGACAATGGCATCATCTTTCTCTCGCGAAATTCGTCGTGAGAAAATGACTGGTCTTCGTAAGACCATCGCTTCTCGTCTCGTTGCTGCTAAGAATACAACGGCAATGCTCACAACTTTCAACGAAGTTGATATGAGTGCTGTTATGGAACTTAGAAAGAAATATAAAGATTCATTCAAAGACAAGCACGGTGTTGGTCTTGGCTTCATGAGCTTCTTCACAAAAGCTGCTTGTGCTGCCCTTAAACAATACCCGGCCGTAAATGGCATGATTGATGGTAACGAAATCGTTTTCCACAACTATGCTGACGTTGGTGTTGCTGTATCAACTCCAAGAGGTCTAGTGGTTCCGGTAATCCGTAACGCTGAATCTATGGGAATGGCGGCGATTGAATCAAAAATCATTGAGCTTGCGACTCGCGCTCGTGACGGTAAAATTACAATTGAAGAAATGCAGAACGGAACATTCACTATTACAAACGGTGGTATCTTCGGTTCAATGCTTTCAACTCCGATCCTGAACGCTCCTCAATCAGCGATTCTTGGTCTTCACAATATCGTTGAGCGTCCAGTAGCGGTCAACGGTCAAGTCGTGATCCGTCCGATCATGTATCTTGCTCTTTCTTACGATCACCGTATTATCGATGGTCGTGAGTCAGTTTCATTCCTAAAAGCAGTTAAGGAAATGATCGAAGATCCTGCTCGTCTTCTTCTTGATATCTAATTCTTAGTTTAATCAGGGGCCCTTTTTGTAAGGGCCCATTTTTTTCAGGTGTATTATTTATGGAACAGTTTGATGTAGTAGTTATTGGCTCGGGTCCTGGTGGATATATTGCTGCCATTCGCGCGGCCCAACTTGGTTTTAAAACGGCCATCGTTGAAAAATATAAGACCCTTGGTGGAACATGTACAAACGTTGGTTGTATCCCATCTAAGGCGTGGTTAGATTCTTCTGAAAGATATCATGAACTGACTCATTCATTTGACGTTCACGGAATCACTGCCTCAGGTGTGAAGCTTGATGTGGTGAAGATGGGTGATCGTGTGGCGAAGGTTGTTGCTGACAACACAAGTGGCCTGAACTTTCTTATGAAGAAAAACAAGATCACAGTATTTCAGGGCCTTGGTTCTTTCAAAGACAAGAACACAATCTCTGTTAAAGGTGATTCTGAAACAAAAGAAATTCAGGGTAAAAATATTATTATTGCCACTGGTTCTAAACCTTCATCTCTTCCAAATGTAAAAATTGATAAAGAAAGAATCATCACTTCGACTGAAGCTT
Encoded here:
- the odhB gene encoding 2-oxoglutarate dehydrogenase complex dihydrolipoyllysine-residue succinyltransferase → MVDVKVPSVGESISEVTIASWLKKDGDIVKLDEAICSIESDKATLEISAPKAGKLKILVKEGETVAIGTKVAEVDETASAGASAPAAAAPAPAQEAPKAAAAPASTGGDKNYPSPAASKILAEKGVDASSVQGSGKDGRITKADAMGAQAAPAGATASDSSLKSLAHQTMASSFSREIRREKMTGLRKTIASRLVAAKNTTAMLTTFNEVDMSAVMELRKKYKDSFKDKHGVGLGFMSFFTKAACAALKQYPAVNGMIDGNEIVFHNYADVGVAVSTPRGLVVPVIRNAESMGMAAIESKIIELATRARDGKITIEEMQNGTFTITNGGIFGSMLSTPILNAPQSAILGLHNIVERPVAVNGQVVIRPIMYLALSYDHRIIDGRESVSFLKAVKEMIEDPARLLLDI